The proteins below are encoded in one region of Paracoccus sp. N5:
- a CDS encoding branched-chain amino acid ABC transporter permease, translating into MSSAALSLRTASRARLPILGGVALVVFLAGFLLPGYLEGGYLQSMLNNGFITGILALCVAFVMHQCGLVLFGIATYYGLAAYACAILVNSFGFSAMAAAALALLFTLAAAFLIGAIVIRVKPLAFMMICLSLAELMRHLVALPSLRSTTGGSDGLLFMPEGRVFGIEAMDLLDASRVWPLIWSAAWVIAGLFLVVALSHFGVRLRAIKENEERMRFSGFNTYWPRVFAFAGVGLAAGVAGVIQALASGFASPEMFSIITSTNALLAAITGGVSSVVGPVLGGVIYTWAISEFGAMGYSQLFTGIAVILVILFIPRGLLHPLRLLLRKGGRA; encoded by the coding sequence ATGAGCAGCGCCGCCCTGTCCCTTCGCACCGCTTCGCGGGCGCGCCTGCCCATCCTTGGCGGAGTTGCGCTGGTCGTCTTCCTCGCCGGCTTCCTGCTGCCGGGCTATCTCGAGGGGGGCTACCTGCAGTCGATGCTGAACAATGGTTTCATCACCGGCATTCTTGCGCTTTGCGTGGCCTTCGTCATGCATCAATGCGGGCTCGTGCTGTTCGGGATCGCCACCTATTACGGGCTCGCGGCCTATGCCTGTGCCATCCTGGTGAACAGCTTCGGGTTCTCGGCGATGGCGGCGGCCGCGCTGGCGCTGCTTTTCACGCTTGCCGCGGCCTTCCTGATCGGGGCGATCGTCATCCGGGTGAAGCCGCTGGCCTTCATGATGATCTGCCTGTCGCTGGCCGAGCTGATGCGCCATCTGGTGGCGCTGCCCAGCCTGCGCAGCACCACCGGCGGCAGCGACGGGCTGCTGTTCATGCCCGAGGGGCGGGTCTTCGGCATCGAGGCGATGGACCTGCTGGACGCTTCGCGCGTCTGGCCGCTGATCTGGTCCGCGGCCTGGGTGATCGCCGGCCTCTTCCTGGTCGTGGCGCTGTCGCATTTCGGGGTTCGCCTGCGCGCCATCAAGGAAAACGAGGAGCGCATGCGCTTTTCCGGCTTCAACACCTATTGGCCGCGCGTCTTCGCCTTTGCCGGGGTCGGGCTGGCTGCCGGAGTCGCCGGGGTCATCCAGGCGCTGGCAAGCGGTTTCGCCTCGCCCGAGATGTTCAGCATCATCACCTCGACCAATGCCTTGCTGGCCGCGATCACCGGCGGGGTGTCCTCGGTCGTCGGGCCGGTCCTGGGCGGGGTGATCTATACCTGGGCGATCAGCGAATTCGGCGCCATGGGCTATTCCCAGCTGTTCACCGGCATCGCCGTGATCCTGGTCATCCTGTTCATCCCGCGCGGCCTTCTGCATCCGCTGCGGCTGCTGCTGCGCAAAGGAGGCCGGGCATGA
- a CDS encoding branched-chain amino acid ABC transporter permease, whose amino-acid sequence MIPTLILNALAVSSLYIMMASGLALIFGLRRVMNFGHGAIYMVGAYLGYTIASGMNFWAALILVPLIMSVFGVLLELLVLRPLEKRQQIEVALITFGIGIVIAQIVIRIYGGTPLSVSAPPLLASSVKVFGADYPVYRLFITVIGLCSVVALAVWLNATRTGMFVRAVSHAPDVSSMMGINANRLSLLISTLSTAFAGLAGVLVGPYLSIDPGMDVAMIITCMIVVVIGGTGSIWGAIFAALIFGFVQTFGTVYLHEISVLIPYLMLIAILVWRPQGLNFGGSAE is encoded by the coding sequence ATGATACCCACATTGATTCTGAACGCGCTGGCGGTTTCCTCGCTCTATATCATGATGGCCAGCGGTCTGGCGTTGATCTTTGGCCTGCGCCGGGTGATGAATTTCGGCCATGGCGCCATCTATATGGTCGGCGCCTATCTGGGTTATACCATTGCCTCGGGCATGAACTTCTGGGCGGCGCTGATCCTGGTGCCGCTGATCATGTCGGTCTTTGGCGTGCTGCTGGAGCTTCTGGTGCTGCGGCCGCTGGAAAAGCGCCAGCAGATCGAGGTGGCGCTGATCACCTTCGGCATCGGCATCGTCATCGCGCAGATCGTGATCCGAATCTATGGCGGCACGCCGCTTTCGGTGTCGGCGCCGCCGCTGCTGGCGTCCTCGGTCAAGGTCTTCGGCGCCGATTATCCGGTCTATCGGCTGTTCATCACCGTGATCGGCCTCTGCTCGGTCGTCGCGCTGGCGGTCTGGCTGAACGCGACCCGGACGGGGATGTTCGTCCGCGCCGTCAGCCATGCGCCCGACGTCTCCTCGATGATGGGCATCAACGCCAACCGGCTGAGCCTGCTGATCTCGACCCTCTCGACCGCTTTCGCGGGACTGGCCGGGGTGCTGGTCGGACCCTATCTCTCGATCGACCCCGGCATGGATGTCGCGATGATCATCACCTGCATGATCGTGGTGGTGATCGGCGGCACCGGCTCGATCTGGGGCGCGATCTTCGCCGCGCTGATCTTCGGCTTCGTGCAGACCTTCGGCACCGTCTACCTGCACGAGATTTCCGTCCTTATCCCCTATCTGATGCTGATCGCCATCCTGGTCTGGCGTCCGCAGGGCCTTAACTTCGGAGGAAGCGCCGAATGA
- a CDS encoding phosphotransferase family protein: MTVPAQAPSDIRDAPTEDFIARSRALFPVEAELDRMLTRKMRKRAEPRNPAAYSLDALIGCLERFLVDHGGPGQRIGNPRWMAGGASKIQVAFTLDRPTNGGGTERLDLVMRMEPAESVNTTSRLREVQLLEFFQNKLPVPKVRWLDDDARWFPEPAIIYDCASGVTRPTDQENRVSGIGQRFSPELRQELAPQFMDALARIHTADPAAGLEAFHRPEPGTTESALMQLNRVRRVWHEDHNFSFPLFDAAGNWLERNLPVLDHATILHGDFRAGNFLFDEGSRRITAWLDWERGHIGDRHRDLAWTTTSSFGNLAEDGKTFLVSGLIPLDEFYREYERRTGLPVDPARLRYYRIFNCYQLIATALCSAWRIVHLGKTHQDVLIAWVEGVGYSQAQELRRLLLEEL, encoded by the coding sequence ATGACCGTTCCCGCACAAGCCCCATCCGACATACGCGACGCCCCGACCGAGGATTTCATCGCCCGGTCCCGAGCGCTTTTTCCGGTCGAGGCGGAACTCGACCGCATGCTGACTCGCAAGATGCGCAAGCGCGCCGAACCCCGCAATCCGGCCGCCTATTCGCTGGACGCGCTGATAGGCTGCCTGGAACGATTCCTGGTGGATCACGGCGGCCCCGGCCAGCGCATCGGCAACCCGCGCTGGATGGCGGGCGGGGCCTCGAAGATCCAGGTCGCGTTCACGCTGGACCGGCCCACAAACGGCGGCGGAACCGAGCGGCTTGATCTGGTGATGCGGATGGAACCGGCCGAGTCCGTCAATACCACCAGCCGCCTGCGCGAGGTTCAGCTGCTGGAGTTTTTCCAGAACAAGCTGCCGGTTCCGAAAGTGCGCTGGCTGGACGATGATGCGCGCTGGTTTCCTGAACCCGCGATCATCTATGACTGCGCTTCGGGCGTGACTCGGCCCACGGATCAGGAAAACCGCGTCAGCGGCATTGGCCAGCGATTTTCCCCCGAGTTGCGGCAAGAGCTTGCGCCCCAGTTCATGGATGCGCTGGCGCGCATCCACACCGCCGATCCCGCCGCCGGGCTGGAGGCCTTTCACCGGCCGGAGCCTGGCACCACGGAAAGCGCGCTGATGCAGCTGAACCGGGTGCGCCGCGTCTGGCACGAGGATCACAACTTCAGCTTCCCCCTGTTCGACGCGGCAGGCAACTGGCTGGAACGCAACTTGCCGGTGCTGGACCATGCGACGATCCTGCACGGCGACTTCCGGGCAGGCAATTTCCTGTTCGACGAAGGCTCGCGTCGGATCACCGCCTGGCTGGACTGGGAGCGCGGCCATATCGGTGACCGCCACCGCGACCTGGCATGGACGACCACCAGCTCCTTTGGGAATCTGGCCGAGGACGGCAAGACCTTTTTGGTCAGCGGCCTGATCCCGCTGGACGAATTCTATCGCGAATATGAACGCCGCACCGGCCTGCCGGTCGATCCGGCAAGGCTGCGCTATTACCGCATCTTCAACTGCTACCAGCTCATCGCCACGGCGCTGTGCTCGGCCTGGCGCATCGTCCACCTTGGGAAAACCCACCAGGACGTGCTGATCGCCTGGGTCGAGGGCGTGGGCTACAGCCAGGCGCAGGAGCTGCGCCGGCTTCTGCTGGAGGAACTCTGA
- a CDS encoding ATP-binding cassette domain-containing protein, which yields MIRVENLTVAYGAFKALTDISVDLGQRGQVHSIIGPNGAGKSTFMDAIVGKRRPSAGRIFYKDRDISRETIQWRRKNGMARSFQKTSIFPGLTIFEQLDLVAKHLDEPDLDAIIDTMDLRELLHVEATRAAYGVQRRVDVALSLIGMPDILLLDEPGAGLSAEETAHLFRHLRKLAAERNIAAVVVEHDVEAVFALSDVVTVLDLGRHLATGTPAEIRANPQVVAAYLGTAA from the coding sequence ATGATCCGCGTCGAGAATCTGACCGTCGCCTATGGCGCGTTCAAGGCGCTGACCGACATCTCGGTCGATCTGGGCCAGCGCGGGCAGGTCCATTCCATCATCGGGCCGAACGGCGCCGGGAAATCGACCTTCATGGATGCCATCGTCGGCAAGCGCCGGCCCAGTGCCGGGCGCATCTTCTACAAGGACCGCGACATCAGCCGCGAGACCATCCAGTGGCGCCGCAAGAACGGCATGGCGCGGTCCTTCCAGAAGACCTCGATCTTTCCCGGGCTGACGATTTTCGAGCAACTCGACCTGGTCGCCAAGCATCTGGATGAACCCGACCTTGACGCGATCATCGACACGATGGACCTGCGCGAGCTGCTGCATGTCGAGGCGACGCGGGCCGCCTATGGCGTCCAGCGCCGCGTCGATGTCGCGCTGAGCCTGATCGGCATGCCCGACATCCTGCTGCTGGACGAGCCGGGCGCCGGGCTTTCCGCCGAAGAAACCGCCCACCTGTTCCGGCACCTGCGCAAGCTGGCGGCCGAGCGCAACATCGCCGCCGTCGTCGTCGAGCATGACGTCGAGGCCGTCTTCGCCCTGTCGGATGTGGTGACGGTCCTTGACCTTGGCCGCCATCTTGCCACCGGCACCCCGGCCGAGATCCGCGCCAATCCGCAGGTCGTGGCCGCTTATCTGGGGACCGCAGCATGA
- a CDS encoding tyrosine-protein phosphatase, with protein sequence MLLNFREISGLRGHEGRRIRPGMIFRGGAVTDPAAAGLVENRRVTTVYDLRNRREEAERPSALRGLGLRHPIRHHDIDLAAPIRMAREGAARAEGNRTAMLAIYGEFHRTFQPTFEAVFADLLSSEGPIYIHCAVGKDRTGAMVALLLGALGVGREAINDDYLLSNDAYPEIAASVRLRHPHLPARDNPALRPIFQVETAYLDAFLASIGSPETYLRQRIGLDEAAFAALRRRFLD encoded by the coding sequence ATGCTGTTGAACTTCCGCGAAATCTCGGGCCTTCGGGGCCACGAAGGACGCAGGATCCGGCCGGGAATGATCTTTCGCGGCGGCGCCGTCACCGATCCCGCGGCGGCCGGCCTCGTGGAGAACCGGCGCGTGACGACGGTCTATGACCTGCGCAACCGGCGCGAAGAGGCCGAGCGTCCCTCGGCCCTGCGCGGGCTGGGGCTGCGCCATCCGATCCGCCACCATGACATCGATCTGGCCGCGCCCATTCGCATGGCGCGCGAGGGAGCCGCCCGAGCCGAAGGCAACCGCACCGCGATGCTGGCGATCTATGGCGAATTCCACAGGACGTTCCAACCGACCTTCGAGGCCGTTTTCGCCGATCTGCTGTCAAGCGAGGGCCCGATCTATATCCATTGCGCGGTGGGCAAGGATCGCACCGGCGCCATGGTGGCGCTGCTGCTGGGTGCGCTTGGCGTCGGACGCGAGGCGATCAACGACGACTATCTGCTCAGCAACGATGCCTATCCCGAGATCGCCGCAAGCGTTCGCCTGCGCCACCCGCATCTGCCGGCGCGGGACAATCCGGCGCTGCGCCCGATATTTCAGGTCGAAACGGCATATCTGGATGCGTTCCTGGCCAGCATCGGATCGCCCGAAACCTATCTGCGGCAGAGGATCGGGCTTGATGAAGCCGCCTTTGCCGCATTGCGCCGACGCTTTCTGGATTGA
- a CDS encoding LuxR C-terminal-related transcriptional regulator: MDGPLQFPSVFDTMPKLVDGTGQHADSRMELERLLGELSARAVATPCGLPALTWLCAIPGSGKTLLLARLFRQLQEAGENVVWIGLREPGTPASQITLRLDSEGAAGGQRRLILIDNLDYCPEATGGGFIDDLLVMLGGEDRLIVASASRLSFSEIELRIRDQLLLFDDGHFRLGAAEIEAGLPPEVVARVGPGGLARVAGASSGWLIAARMIGLQLRQRSCPELYLDDLDQLLNDLDPWIERNLLDPLSLEQQLLLCQLAQFRSFDTRQADWVFDDPQTGARLASVVAQLPGLFMPLGQDGRCRLREPLRSHLRRVAQRRLAPPARDRLRQRLIQWCVSFGEWQDGLHYALEAGDWTALATILDCGGEKLVLRLGDTETYVAAVQALIAAGQRPSAGIMRFYTFCQTFRLHDIHRATWDQDLAASPGSDPAVPTPEAICRLFWHNDDEALHRTIGQWLASAGHKEPFEIVWVRHIQAAALMRTYQFALARAALIETVPLLEKMKLPFLSSMDDAIHCALLLYEGNCRESDRRASLALEHARQLLAEDAMIVDVFAAFCAKCAIEAGRDDRARAFLPQVMRLLTRHESLGASACATDVALHLWDGKAPAVLEEVRRAIGAHTPRLTVTFDCYLIRRLLRQGDVSGALRQASLAGLDPVRASIILPSGTRAHDERNLIVMTSLELLIAIDDWDSAVPLLAAHKERARCNGRIGRLVQYELLELARALKLGDERQANRMLISAIRHAHAREIWRPFLEHRQTLLCLSNRAPIGTAWFTVRSEQQFFLRLVERLGLATSEGRAAPEDLASEALTGSEKRILAMVGQGLSNPQIARLEGISDKTVKWHLRNVYRKLGATNRTMALRFAREAGVIDP, from the coding sequence ATGGACGGACCGCTCCAATTCCCATCCGTATTCGACACCATGCCGAAGCTGGTCGACGGCACCGGGCAGCACGCAGACAGCCGGATGGAGTTGGAGCGGCTGTTGGGCGAGCTGTCCGCCCGCGCCGTTGCCACGCCCTGCGGCCTGCCCGCGCTGACATGGCTCTGCGCCATCCCGGGCTCGGGCAAGACGCTGCTGCTGGCCCGGCTGTTCCGCCAACTGCAGGAGGCTGGCGAGAATGTCGTCTGGATCGGGCTGCGCGAGCCGGGCACTCCGGCAAGCCAGATCACCCTGAGGCTGGACTCGGAAGGCGCGGCTGGCGGCCAGCGCCGCCTCATCTTGATCGATAACCTGGACTATTGCCCCGAGGCGACAGGCGGCGGGTTCATTGATGACCTGCTGGTGATGCTGGGCGGCGAGGACCGGTTGATCGTGGCCAGCGCCAGCCGCCTGTCTTTCAGCGAGATCGAACTGCGCATCCGCGACCAGCTTCTGCTGTTCGACGACGGCCATTTCCGGCTGGGTGCCGCCGAGATCGAGGCCGGGTTGCCGCCGGAGGTGGTCGCGCGCGTCGGTCCGGGCGGTCTCGCGCGGGTCGCCGGGGCGTCCTCGGGCTGGCTGATCGCCGCCCGGATGATCGGCTTGCAGCTGCGGCAGAGATCATGCCCGGAACTGTATCTGGACGATCTGGACCAGCTGCTGAACGACCTGGACCCGTGGATCGAGCGCAACCTGCTTGATCCTCTTTCACTCGAACAGCAACTGCTGCTATGCCAACTGGCGCAGTTCCGCAGCTTCGACACCCGTCAGGCCGACTGGGTTTTCGACGATCCGCAGACCGGGGCGCGGTTGGCCTCGGTGGTTGCGCAGCTTCCCGGTCTGTTCATGCCGTTGGGACAGGATGGTCGGTGCCGCCTGCGCGAACCCCTGCGCAGCCATCTGCGCCGCGTGGCCCAAAGGCGGCTGGCCCCGCCCGCCCGCGACCGGCTGCGGCAGCGCCTGATCCAGTGGTGCGTCAGCTTCGGGGAATGGCAGGACGGGCTGCATTACGCGCTTGAGGCCGGGGACTGGACCGCGCTGGCCACCATCCTTGACTGCGGCGGCGAAAAGCTGGTGCTGCGCCTTGGCGACACCGAGACCTATGTCGCTGCGGTCCAGGCGCTGATTGCCGCCGGACAGCGGCCATCCGCTGGCATCATGCGGTTTTATACCTTCTGCCAGACCTTCCGCCTGCACGACATCCACCGTGCGACCTGGGATCAGGATCTTGCCGCATCTCCGGGGAGCGATCCGGCTGTTCCGACGCCCGAGGCGATCTGCCGGCTGTTCTGGCACAATGACGACGAAGCCTTGCATCGGACCATCGGGCAATGGCTGGCCTCGGCCGGGCACAAGGAGCCGTTTGAGATCGTCTGGGTCCGTCATATCCAGGCCGCCGCGCTGATGCGAACCTATCAATTCGCCCTCGCCCGGGCCGCGCTGATCGAGACCGTGCCGCTGCTGGAAAAGATGAAGCTGCCGTTTCTCAGCAGCATGGACGACGCCATCCATTGCGCGCTGCTGCTTTACGAGGGGAATTGCCGCGAAAGCGACCGGCGCGCCTCGCTGGCGCTGGAACATGCGCGCCAGCTTCTGGCCGAGGATGCGATGATCGTCGATGTCTTTGCCGCCTTCTGCGCGAAATGCGCCATCGAGGCGGGACGGGACGACCGTGCGCGCGCCTTTCTGCCCCAGGTGATGCGGCTGTTGACGCGGCACGAAAGCCTGGGCGCCAGCGCCTGCGCGACGGATGTGGCGCTGCATCTGTGGGACGGCAAGGCGCCTGCGGTGCTGGAGGAGGTCCGCCGCGCCATCGGCGCGCATACGCCCCGGCTGACCGTGACCTTCGACTGCTACCTGATCCGGCGGCTGTTGCGGCAGGGCGATGTCTCGGGGGCATTGCGGCAGGCGTCGCTGGCCGGGCTGGACCCGGTGCGGGCCAGCATCATCCTGCCCTCGGGCACGCGCGCGCATGACGAAAGAAACCTGATCGTCATGACCTCGCTGGAGTTGCTGATCGCCATCGACGACTGGGATTCCGCCGTCCCGCTTCTGGCCGCTCACAAGGAGCGCGCGAGATGCAATGGCCGGATCGGCCGACTGGTGCAATACGAGCTGCTGGAGCTGGCCCGCGCGCTGAAACTGGGCGACGAACGTCAGGCCAACCGGATGCTGATTTCGGCCATCCGGCACGCCCATGCGCGTGAAATCTGGCGCCCGTTTCTGGAACACCGGCAGACGCTGCTATGCCTGTCGAACCGCGCGCCCATCGGAACGGCCTGGTTCACCGTGCGCTCCGAGCAGCAATTCTTCCTGCGCCTGGTGGAGCGGCTGGGACTTGCGACCTCCGAGGGTCGGGCCGCGCCCGAAGATCTGGCCTCCGAGGCGCTGACCGGCAGCGAAAAGCGCATCCTGGCAATGGTCGGGCAGGGCCTGTCCAATCCGCAGATCGCCCGGCTCGAGGGGATCTCGGACAAGACCGTCAAATGGCATCTGCGCAATGTCTATCGCAAGCTCGGCGCCACCAATCGCACCATGGCCCTGCGTTTCGCCCGGGAAGCCGGGGTGATCGATCCCTGA
- a CDS encoding LuxR C-terminal-related transcriptional regulator encodes MIDLIVAPNGWGKTVAASQVYHHWVEGLKRPGLWLGINRANTGSGALFTHLIARLDRAVADARRSSAPAKAGIEQPCPSYLAHLLERLPRPFLICIDNLDYCTGNAEAGDAPDVLAELVQTAPAGVHLLVTANRPTGSDLTVARLNNRLWSHGTADLALTEGEARQILEEGLHPVEDTVLNTLIARTEGWAAGLRLGRLLLDHAPDGAALANWLSGDAPDLRSWFDHHVLGAIPAETQDFLYHAALFPHFGAAQMAEVAGIADAPQHLSMLLDAGMFIIPVSAQEQTYRFHSLFLGRLRSGAEQRIPAARRQECHRRMARWSMRQGAWQTAIDSAVQSRDHGFISAVLEQAAPRLVQDQGRLQAYMQIVDDLLAQGISLGVEARYWYAFALSFQLRHASADTQRRRLADLLDATDPGHADFSHRLAHLMVAFAFLADDIAAAGCHAQAWLDAPAAQDPFDRGWVLSILAVHHLMSYRFAEARECLRKAAPMIREAGSPYLTAWCELIRGTVCVYEGNLSKARQIVDATLAAAEQSMGPEAEICDTICAIGSKCAFEQGDHLVARAWLERGLRSMDRHGTVGSSAYAVETAIAYWNGDETASSFQRLETLIGTHAPRLALTFRCLVARRLVQLGRVQDAEAVAREIDLDLRKAVLRSHRDEQPARFRDLLVMTSIEVLHGRGDHAGSLKLAERELRRAKQAGRMLRCVRLELTLMSISFQTGRQPDALRHLLAALRQAERCGILQPFQNHRAVIAALVGRLGQRLESCFPKREERAFVTRVLELLGLDEGPAVPKPEAGCGLLGALSEREHELMQLVSSGMSNAVVARLLGLSENTVKWHLKNVFRKLDVVNRTSAVRRFMQDA; translated from the coding sequence ATGATCGACCTGATCGTTGCCCCGAACGGCTGGGGAAAGACGGTTGCCGCAAGTCAGGTCTATCACCATTGGGTCGAGGGGCTGAAACGCCCGGGGCTGTGGCTGGGGATCAACCGGGCCAACACCGGCTCCGGGGCGCTTTTCACCCATCTGATCGCGCGTCTTGATCGTGCCGTCGCCGACGCAAGACGCTCTTCGGCTCCGGCCAAGGCCGGAATCGAGCAGCCCTGTCCCTCGTACCTGGCCCATCTTCTGGAACGGCTGCCGCGCCCGTTCCTGATCTGCATCGACAATCTCGATTATTGCACCGGCAATGCGGAGGCCGGCGATGCCCCCGATGTCCTCGCGGAACTGGTCCAGACCGCACCGGCTGGCGTGCATCTGCTGGTCACCGCGAACCGTCCGACCGGCAGCGACCTGACGGTCGCGCGGCTGAACAACCGGCTTTGGTCCCATGGCACGGCCGACCTGGCGCTGACCGAGGGCGAGGCCCGCCAGATCCTGGAGGAAGGCCTGCACCCGGTCGAAGACACGGTGCTGAATACGCTGATCGCCCGGACCGAGGGCTGGGCCGCCGGGCTGCGGCTGGGCCGGCTGTTGCTTGACCATGCTCCGGACGGCGCCGCCCTGGCCAACTGGCTTTCGGGTGACGCCCCGGACCTGCGGTCCTGGTTCGACCATCATGTGCTCGGGGCGATCCCGGCCGAGACGCAAGACTTTCTGTACCATGCCGCGCTGTTTCCCCATTTCGGCGCCGCGCAGATGGCCGAGGTCGCGGGCATCGCCGATGCCCCGCAGCACCTGTCGATGCTGCTGGACGCGGGCATGTTCATCATCCCCGTTTCGGCGCAGGAGCAGACCTATCGGTTTCACAGCCTGTTCCTGGGCCGGCTGCGGTCCGGGGCCGAGCAGCGGATACCCGCCGCGCGGCGCCAGGAATGCCACCGCCGCATGGCCCGATGGTCAATGCGGCAAGGCGCTTGGCAGACAGCCATCGATTCGGCTGTCCAATCGCGGGACCATGGCTTCATCAGCGCCGTTCTGGAGCAGGCGGCACCGCGGTTGGTTCAGGACCAGGGCCGCCTGCAAGCTTATATGCAGATCGTGGACGACCTGCTGGCGCAAGGTATATCGCTGGGGGTGGAAGCCCGATACTGGTATGCTTTTGCGCTGTCGTTCCAGCTGCGCCATGCCTCGGCGGACACGCAGCGACGGCGGCTGGCCGACCTGCTGGACGCGACAGACCCCGGCCATGCCGATTTCTCGCATCGGCTGGCGCATCTCATGGTCGCCTTCGCCTTTCTGGCCGACGACATCGCGGCGGCGGGGTGCCATGCCCAGGCCTGGCTCGATGCCCCCGCGGCGCAGGATCCCTTTGATCGCGGTTGGGTGCTGTCGATCCTGGCCGTTCACCACTTGATGTCCTATCGCTTTGCCGAGGCCCGCGAATGCCTGCGCAAGGCCGCGCCAATGATACGCGAAGCCGGCTCTCCCTATCTGACGGCCTGGTGCGAACTGATCCGCGGCACCGTCTGCGTCTATGAAGGCAACTTGTCCAAGGCGCGCCAGATCGTCGACGCCACGCTGGCCGCGGCCGAGCAAAGCATGGGGCCCGAAGCCGAGATTTGCGACACGATCTGTGCGATCGGCTCGAAATGCGCCTTCGAACAGGGCGACCATCTGGTCGCGCGGGCGTGGCTGGAGCGCGGCCTGCGCAGCATGGATCGTCACGGCACCGTCGGATCCAGTGCCTATGCCGTGGAAACGGCAATCGCCTATTGGAACGGCGACGAAACGGCCTCGTCCTTCCAGCGCCTTGAAACGCTGATCGGCACCCATGCTCCGCGTCTGGCGCTGACCTTCCGATGCCTGGTGGCCCGGCGGCTGGTCCAGCTTGGCCGGGTGCAGGATGCGGAAGCGGTGGCCCGAGAAATCGACCTCGACCTGCGCAAGGCGGTTCTGCGCAGCCATCGCGATGAACAGCCCGCCCGCTTCCGCGACCTGCTCGTCATGACCTCGATCGAGGTGCTGCACGGCCGGGGCGACCATGCAGGATCGCTGAAACTGGCCGAGCGGGAGCTGCGCCGGGCAAAGCAGGCGGGCCGGATGCTGCGATGCGTCCGGCTTGAGCTGACGCTCATGTCGATCAGCTTCCAGACCGGCCGGCAGCCTGACGCCCTGCGCCATCTTCTGGCCGCGCTTCGACAGGCCGAGCGGTGCGGCATCCTCCAGCCGTTCCAGAACCACCGTGCCGTCATCGCGGCGCTTGTCGGCCGTCTGGGGCAGCGGCTGGAAAGCTGCTTTCCCAAGCGCGAGGAAAGGGCCTTCGTCACCCGGGTTCTGGAGTTGCTTGGCTTGGACGAAGGTCCGGCGGTCCCGAAGCCCGAGGCTGGTTGCGGTCTCCTTGGCGCGCTGAGCGAACGCGAGCACGAGCTGATGCAGCTGGTCAGCAGCGGCATGAGCAATGCCGTGGTCGCAAGATTGCTTGGCCTCAGCGAGAATACGGTCAAATGGCACCTCAAGAATGTATTCCGCAAGCTGGACGTCGTGAACCGGACATCGGCCGTGCGGCGCTTCATGCAGGATGCATAG
- a CDS encoding DMT family transporter, producing MRGFYWVMLTFFLFSLCDVMSKQISTSYHPVQVAWARQAGLFLGALGLLWTGGLSALHSHRPGLQILRGATSIISTVCFVAALRYLPLADATAVTFVAPLLITALAPFLLKEQVSPARWCAVGVGLVGTLIVLRPGAGVAHPATLLVLLCAVAYALRQILSRFLASADPIRTTIAWSSMVTTLSLTAALVFVGTVPGSLRDLLMFLGIALTAGCAELTLIRGFVLAEAATLAPVQYTLMIWSVLWGVLIFDQFPDFWTLAGASIIIASGAYGVWHETRQR from the coding sequence ATGCGCGGCTTCTATTGGGTGATGCTGACCTTCTTCCTGTTTTCCCTGTGCGATGTGATGAGCAAGCAGATCTCGACCAGCTATCATCCCGTGCAGGTGGCCTGGGCGCGGCAAGCGGGCCTTTTCCTCGGCGCGCTCGGCCTGCTGTGGACGGGCGGCCTGTCGGCATTGCATTCCCACCGGCCCGGATTGCAGATCCTGCGCGGCGCGACCTCGATCATCTCGACCGTCTGCTTCGTCGCCGCGCTGCGCTATCTGCCCCTGGCGGATGCGACGGCCGTCACTTTCGTAGCGCCGCTGCTGATCACCGCGCTGGCCCCTTTCCTGCTGAAGGAACAGGTCAGCCCGGCACGCTGGTGCGCCGTCGGGGTCGGGCTGGTCGGCACGCTGATCGTGCTGCGCCCCGGAGCGGGAGTCGCCCATCCGGCAACGCTGCTGGTCCTGCTTTGCGCCGTGGCCTATGCGCTGCGGCAGATCCTGTCGCGCTTTCTGGCCAGCGCGGATCCCATCCGCACGACGATTGCCTGGTCCAGCATGGTCACCACGCTTTCGCTGACGGCCGCCCTGGTCTTCGTCGGCACCGTACCGGGCAGCCTGCGGGATCTGCTGATGTTCTTGGGCATCGCGCTCACGGCAGGTTGCGCCGAGTTGACCCTGATCCGGGGGTTTGTCCTGGCCGAGGCCGCGACGCTTGCTCCGGTTCAATACACGCTGATGATCTGGAGCGTGCTGTGGGGCGTCCTGATCTTTGACCAGTTCCCGGATTTCTGGACGCTGGCGGGCGCGTCGATCATCATCGCCTCTGGCGCCTACGGCGTCTGGCACGAGACGCGGCAACGCTAG